A stretch of Aureispira sp. CCB-E DNA encodes these proteins:
- a CDS encoding CsbD family protein, translated as MKQKYAELTEDDLMYRERKEDEMLGHLQQKLGKSKREINDYINSIGN; from the coding sequence ATGAAGCAAAAATATGCTGAGTTAACCGAAGATGATTTGATGTATCGAGAGAGAAAGGAAGATGAAATGCTTGGGCATTTGCAGCAAAAGCTAGGCAAGTCGAAGCGAGAGATAAACGATTATATCAACTCCATCGGTAACTAA
- a CDS encoding PKD domain-containing protein — translation MRTDLVPEFEKYNVDFVVNGHSHCYQRGEMNGVQYLVTGGAGASTLDANTNNNAPNLSVEIYENHYVRFDINGDTAKYVMINDNGQRRDSVIVIKPYVHYNQAISSTNVSCFGANDGQAVLNVTGPKPPYTYLWSNGQTSANINNLSSGTYQVVITDFVGCEHLDSVTITEPAPTTTQITSTSGQYVLCDNTPLTLTATGNFATYSWSNAATTASTQISSPNTYSVTAYDALGCASIPDTVIITANSSPTISNFQQNVSGLDVNFTTSSIGDSYAWNFGDNNTSTQQNPSHTYASAGTYTVELIVSNVCGSDTISQLVTVGATNIQNTQAIQGLNISVTPNPFEEATTLTFNNVEQESFDLIITNLQGKIIHTYTNIASNQITIKRGSLTAGTYWYHLKNDNIHATGQLIIR, via the coding sequence ATGCGTACGGACTTAGTACCCGAATTTGAGAAGTATAACGTCGATTTTGTGGTTAATGGACATTCTCATTGTTATCAAAGAGGAGAAATGAATGGCGTACAATATCTAGTAACGGGTGGTGCTGGTGCAAGTACACTAGATGCTAATACGAATAATAATGCTCCTAATTTAAGTGTAGAGATCTACGAAAACCATTATGTTCGGTTCGATATTAATGGCGATACGGCTAAATATGTCATGATTAATGATAATGGACAACGCAGAGATTCAGTTATTGTTATAAAACCTTATGTACATTACAACCAAGCTATTAGCAGTACTAATGTAAGCTGTTTTGGTGCCAATGATGGGCAAGCCGTTTTAAATGTTACAGGTCCTAAACCACCCTATACCTATCTTTGGAGTAATGGGCAAACTAGTGCCAATATCAACAATTTATCTTCTGGAACCTATCAAGTTGTCATTACAGACTTTGTAGGTTGTGAGCATTTGGATAGTGTTACCATTACAGAACCTGCTCCCACTACGACACAAATTACTTCTACTTCAGGACAATATGTTCTTTGTGACAATACGCCTTTAACCTTAACCGCAACAGGGAATTTTGCTACTTATTCTTGGTCGAACGCTGCCACAACAGCAAGTACTCAAATTAGCTCTCCAAACACATATAGTGTTACAGCTTACGATGCATTGGGTTGTGCTTCCATTCCTGATACGGTTATAATTACAGCAAACAGTAGTCCAACTATTAGTAATTTTCAACAAAACGTTTCTGGCTTGGATGTCAATTTTACAACCTCTAGTATTGGCGATTCTTATGCTTGGAACTTTGGAGACAACAATACTTCTACTCAACAAAATCCTTCCCATACTTACGCAAGTGCTGGTACGTATACCGTAGAGCTAATAGTCAGCAATGTTTGTGGAAGCGATACGATTAGTCAGTTGGTAACAGTTGGCGCCACTAATATTCAAAACACTCAAGCAATACAGGGACTCAACATTTCAGTAACCCCCAATCCTTTTGAAGAAGCAACAACATTGACGTTTAATAACGTTGAGCAAGAAAGTTTTGATTTAATCATTACCAACTTGCAAGGAAAAATCATTCATACTTATACCAATATAGCGTCCAATCAAATTACAATCAAGAGAGGTTCTCTTACTGCGGGAACTTACTGGTACCATCTAAAAAATGATAATATTCATGCTACTGGTCAACTGATTATTCGATAA
- a CDS encoding metallophosphoesterase family protein → MKYTILLFLFFCLSQYSNAQVVNRYPNVQRPSQTTATIAWRRATPSTGTLYLGTTSGVWFDSLSTTGLDQKHFFDLAGLQANTTYYYQVKSIAPNDTFISAIEHFETAPLPLADEFSFLAYGDCGYNNTIQNQVAGLMESENADFAIVTGDVDQNVGDNYDNIFFGVYKDMLKRECHFTCIGNHDTYADNAATYLDAFYLFSNNPANTERYYSFEWGDAKFVCLDANLDYTTGSAQFNWMVDEFKCNDKKWLFIFFHQPPWTNA, encoded by the coding sequence ATGAAGTACACAATTCTACTTTTCCTATTCTTTTGTCTTTCCCAATATTCTAATGCACAGGTTGTCAATCGCTATCCCAATGTGCAGCGTCCTTCTCAAACAACAGCAACTATTGCTTGGCGCCGTGCCACTCCTTCTACTGGAACACTATATTTAGGAACTACCTCAGGCGTATGGTTTGACTCTCTTTCTACGACAGGACTAGATCAAAAACATTTTTTTGATTTGGCTGGCTTGCAAGCTAATACGACTTATTATTACCAAGTAAAATCAATCGCTCCCAACGATACTTTTATTTCTGCCATCGAGCATTTTGAAACAGCACCTCTACCTTTAGCCGATGAATTTAGTTTTTTGGCCTATGGAGATTGCGGTTATAACAATACCATACAAAATCAAGTCGCAGGATTAATGGAATCAGAAAATGCAGATTTTGCAATAGTGACAGGAGATGTCGATCAAAATGTGGGCGATAATTACGACAATATTTTCTTTGGAGTATACAAAGATATGTTAAAACGAGAATGTCATTTTACATGCATTGGAAATCACGATACGTACGCAGATAATGCAGCAACTTATTTAGATGCTTTTTATCTTTTTAGTAATAATCCTGCGAATACAGAACGTTATTACTCCTTTGAATGGGGGGACGCTAAGTTTGTTTGTTTGGATGCCAACCTCGATTACACAACAGGATCCGCTCAATTCAATTGGATGGTTGATGAATTTAAGTGCAATGACAAAAAGTGGCTCTTTATTTTCTTTCACCAACCGCCATGGACCAATGCTTGA